A part of Vulpes vulpes isolate BD-2025 chromosome 15, VulVul3, whole genome shotgun sequence genomic DNA contains:
- the LOC112919800 gene encoding transmembrane and coiled-coil domain-containing protein 5B-like — translation MEIPKLEVTKQNLDYLNSDLEKDLQRLDDANQTLLRKIQEKEEAIQSLEGEIALSLGRANEREELNHITSEKEEILRNLESETAKLEKSNKILSRNVVELQKKISRRRKNDGLDKETLKQMLAELKIESDYQSLHQLCEDQAHYIKKYQEILRQMEKEKEVLLLEKEVFKAQNNSSQIVKPGSILVETIQSNMEKTIIKKQKRIFWYRCLVFMVMIFVRLLGYILFHLQYINPDLLVDALPMAMSRDTLKRLREVLFPFLTLEVEEVLPH, via the exons ATGGAAATACCGAAATTAGAAGTCACCAAACAAAATCTTGACTACCTGAACTCAGACCTTGAAAAGGACCTGCAAAGACTGGATGATGCAAATCAAACTCTTCTCAGaaaaattcaagagaaagaaGAAGCTATTCAAAG TCTGGAAGGAGAGATTGCCCTGTCACTAGGACGAGCCAATGAGAGGGAGGAGTTGAACCATATCACATCTGAGAAGGAGGAAATCTTGAGGAACCTGGAATCAGAGACAGCAAAGCTG GAAAAAAGTAACAAGATTCTAAGCAGGAATGTGGTGGAGCTTCAGAAGAAG ATTTCAAGGAGACGTAAGAATGATGGCCTTGATAAAGAAACCCTAAAGCAGATGTTGGCAGAACTGAAG atagAGAGTGACTACCAATCTTTGCATCAGCTCTGTGAGGACCAGGCCCACTACATAAAG AAATACCAGGAAATTCTGaggcagatggaaaaggaaaaagaggtgcTGCTTCTTGAAAAAGAAGT ATTCAAAGCCCAGAACAACTCTTCCCAAATAGTGAAACCTGGTTCAATTCTGGTAGAGACCATCCAAAGCAACATG GAGAAGACCATcattaagaaacagaagagaatctTTTGGTACAG GTGTCTTGTCTTCATGGTCATGATCTTCGTTAGGCTGCTGGGCTATATACTTTTCCACCTGCAGTACATAAATCCAGACCTTCTTGTGGATGCCCTACCCATGGCAATGAGCAGGGACACCTTGAAGAGGCTGAGGGAGGTCTTATTTCCCTTCCTCACTCTAGAGGTAGAAGAAGTTCTACCCCATTAG